Sequence from the Nocardia brasiliensis genome:
CCGGTCGCCGGGCCGCCGCGTGGTCCGAACACCATCAGCTGGATGGACGCGCATCTGCGGATATTGGCGGGCACCCCGCTCGACTGGGCCACCAAGGTGGCCGTCATGATGCTGGTCAGCGGTCACGTGCGCCAGGCGAGCCTGCTCACGCAACAACTGGCCGAAGGGCGCGTGGGCACGGGACTGGACGAGGCTCAGGTCAACCAGGCTTACACGCGTTCCCTGGCCGAGTTGGTCGACCGGGATCGCTATCCGGAAGCCGCGAAACTCTTCGGCTCCACCGTCTTCGACCCGCCGCCCGCCCCGCCCGCGGACCCCACCGAAGACCCCGATTTCGCCTGCACCCTCGAGATCGTTCTCAACGGCATAGCCCACGAGATAGCCGCCGCCGAAAAGGCCTGACCTACCCCGGATACGACTCTGCCCCGGCCGGTGAAGGCCGGGGCAGAGCGTTCGTCTCAACCACGAGTCGGGGTGACAGGATTTGAACCTGCGACCTCTTCGTCCCGAACGAAGCGCGCTACCAAGCTGCGCCACACCCCGTGAATCGAACCTGCAGTAGCTTACAACAGGGACGGCCTGGACGTTAAACCGCCTGCTCAGCGGGGGTATCCCGCGGGCAGTCTAGCCGTCGTGGGCGCGAATGCTGGTGAAGATGCGCTTGGCGGTGTCGGCGTCGAGGGCGTTCGGGACGCCGGTGTCGGCGGCGATCACCATGACGAAGTTGCCGCTGTCGGTGGGGTAGGCCACGGTGTACACGGAGTAGGCCGTGGCGCAACCGGGCTTGGCCTGGCTGACGGTGCCCTTGGTCTCCACGAACATGCCGTGCTGGGTGCCGTCCAGCGAGGCGAGCGGTACTGGCGCGCTCGGCGTGCCGTCGGCGGACCCGGTGTAGGCGAGCTTGGCCGTCCGAGTGCCGAGATCGGTTGCCGCCGTTGCGGAATCGGGGTTCTGCGAGCCGGTGAGGAAGGACACCGTGCGGGTGGAGCCGGGGCAGTATCCCTTGCCCTCGCTGGCGTAACCCTTGCCGGCCACCGCGTTCGGTGGTTCGCCGAATCCGCCGATGACCGTCTCCGCCGCGACGGTCCAGCCTGCGGGCACGTCGTAGGCCGCGCCGCGGTCGGGCGCGACGACGACCTGATAGCCCGGAATCACCGGGGTTTCGTTGCGGCCGTTGGGGTTGGTCGTCGGCGCGGCGGAGGTGGTCGTGGACGACGTGGGCCCGGCGCTTGCGCTCGGCGTGAGCGCGCTCACCATGGATGGCGAATTCTGTTGGGTCGCGGAGTTATCCGAGCCGGGTCTGGTCAGCACGATCGCGGTCACCGCACCCGCGGCGACCAGGAGCACGACCAGCCCGATCAACAGCCCGGCTTTGCCGCGGCCGCCCGGCGGTTTCGTACCGGGGCCGTAACCGGACGGCCCCTGGGGCGGTCCGCCGAACCCGTTCTGCGGCCCGTAACCGGCAGGC
This genomic interval carries:
- a CDS encoding TetR/AcrR family transcriptional regulator, encoding MAEQAMPAELSRLWRLAPSARLGRPAELDVDQVVRKAVELADRDGLAGVTLMKVAAALGFTKMALYRHVGSKDELFELMADYASGPAPEFPIAPADWRTALRRWANEMRATHLRHPWLPQVPVAGPPRGPNTISWMDAHLRILAGTPLDWATKVAVMMLVSGHVRQASLLTQQLAEGRVGTGLDEAQVNQAYTRSLAELVDRDRYPEAAKLFGSTVFDPPPAPPADPTEDPDFACTLEIVLNGIAHEIAAAEKA